One window of the Nicotiana tabacum cultivar K326 chromosome 4, ASM71507v2, whole genome shotgun sequence genome contains the following:
- the LOC142179780 gene encoding uncharacterized protein LOC142179780, translated as MDALREMPSYAKMMKDLMSRKFDFQDLSTVTLTQAYSAVVTSPMAQKLSDPVEAVDVILQEEDETLYVRDPLEACLMNLKEVDGEELTDWVMALKGQGLWKREPQFEPLHLEERETPLVKPSIEGAPQLDLKPLAAHLSWTMIDIKGISLAFCMHKILLEEGQKPSREQQRRLNPNMKEVEKKEYIKWLDAGIIFSISDSVWRCMLAIFTDIVEAIMEVFMDDFLVVRNSFNDYLTNLRRVLKRCVETNLVLNCEKCHFMVQEGIVSGHRMSSKGIEVDHAKVDVKEKLPPSTLEFEELKKRLVIAPIIVTPDREHPFELIFDASDYAIGVVLGQRKDKMVHPIYYASRTLSGAHLNYTVTEKEILDVVFAFDNFRSYFISLKVIVYTDHIGLSYLITKKESKPHLICWVLFLQEFDLEICDRKGTKNQVANHLSRLEGAEKKVEVEDITETFPDEQLLAVAIEETPCHADIANYLASDVLTRHIQGELPWCILFVDDIVLIDEM; from the exons ATGGATGCTTTGAGGGAAATGCCAAGTTATGCTAAAATGATGAAGGATTTAATGTCTCGAAAGTTTGATTTCCAGGACCTATCTACTGTAACTCTGACTCAAGCTTATAGTGCGGTAGTGACAAGTCCTATGGCTCAAAAGTTGTCTGATCCCG TGGAGGCAGTTGATGTTATACTACAAGAGGAGGATGAGACTCTCTATGTCAGAGACCCATTAGAAGCTTGTTTGATGAATTTGAAAGAAGTGGATGGTGAAGAGTTGACAGACTGGGTTATGGCTCTCAAAGGTCAAGGGTTATGGAAAAGGGAACCTCAATTTGAACCACTACACTTAGAAGAAAGAGAAACACCACTTGTGAAGCCGTCAATAGAGGGAGCACCACAGTTGGACCTGAAACCGCTTGCAGctcacctcag TTGGACCATGATAGACATTAAGGGTATTAGCCtagccttttgcatgcataagattctTTTGGAAGAGGGGCaaaaaccttccagggaacaacaaagaaggctgaacccgaaTATGAAGGAAGTGGAGAAAAAGGAATATATTAAGTGGTTGGATGCAGGCATCATCTTCTCGATTTCGGATAGCGTCTGG AGGTGTATGCtagccattttcactgatataGTTGAAGCTATTATggaagtctttatggatgatttcttaGTGGTGCGGAATTCATTCAATGACTATCTTACCAATTTGAGAAGAGTGTTGAAAAGGTGTGTGGAGACAAACCTGGTGCTAAATTGcgagaagtgccattttatggtacaagaaggtatagtGTCGGGCCATCGAATGTCAAGTAAGGGTATTGAGGTCGACCATGCTAAAGTTGACGTAAAAGAGAAGTTGCCACCATCCAC GTTAGAatttgaggagttgaagaagaGACTAGTGATTGCACCAATCATCGTTACACCCGACCGGGAGCATCCATTTGAGCTCATATTTGATGCGAGTGACTATGCTATAGGAGTAGTTTTGGGGCAGCGAAAGGACAAAATGgtgcacccaatttactatgcaagTAGAACGCTAAGCGGTGCACATCTCAATTATACTGTGACTGAGAAAGAGATATTGGATGTAGTGTTTGCATTCGATAACTTTAGGTCTTATTTCATAAGTTTAAAAgtgattgtttatactgaccatatAGGACTTAGTTACTTGATaacaaagaaggagtcaaagccacaCTTGATCTGTTGGGTTCTTTTTCTACAAGAATTCGATTTGGAGATCTGCGATAGAAAAGGAACGAAGAATCAAGTGGCAAACCACCTTTCAAGGTTGGAGGGAGCTGAAAAGAAAGTAGAGGTTGAAGATATAACAgagacattcccggatgaacaattACTAGCAGTGGCAATAGAGGAGACTCCTTGTCATGCTGATATTGCTAACTATTTAGCAAgcg ACGTACTAACacgccacatccaaggggagttGCCGTGGTGCATACTATTtgtagatgatattgtattgatcgACGAGATGTGA
- the LOC107830622 gene encoding acid phosphatase 1-like, whose amino-acid sequence MKVILFLLFIATGAAEAGAKINCLSWRIAVETNNIRDWKTVPAQCKSYVSEYMTSQQYRDDCNAVVIAAIEYAKSLNISKEGKDLWVFNIDETTLSNVPYYSRPQVGFGATKSSGKKFESWIKEGKSPAVPGVLLLYKILLDLGIKPIFITDTKEEFRQLRIANLKKAGYHSWFKFICKGKNDSELYTEHKGNWKTQKRAELVKAGYRLVGNLGGWDDIIVDFLLRTFKMPNPMYYF is encoded by the exons ATGAAGGTcattctcttcctcctctttATAGCTACTGGAGCAGCAGAAGCTGGTGCTAAAATCAATTGTTTGAGCTGGCGTATAGCAGTTGAAACCAACAACATCCGTGACTGGAAAACAGTACCCGCTCAATGCAAAAGCTACGTGAGCGAGTACATGACTAGCCAGCAATACCGCGACGATTGTAACGCTGTGGTCATCGCTGCTATCGAGTACGCCAAGTCCCTTAACATTTCCAAAGAAGGGAAGGACCTTTGGGTCTTTAATATAGATGAAACCACGCTATCTAATGTTCCTTATTATTCTCGTCCTCAAGTCGGCTTTGG GGCAACAAAATCAAGCGGGAAGAAGTTTGAGTCATGgattaaagaaggaaaatcaCCGGCAGTGCCAGGTGTTCTGTTACTGTATAAAATATTGTTGGATTTGGGTATTAAACCAATCTTTATTACGGacacaaaggaagaattcagacAACTGAGAATTGCAAACCTAAAGAAAGCTGGCTACCATTCTTGGTTCAAGTTCATTTGCAA GGGAAAAAATGATTCAGAATTATATACAGAACATAAAGGTAACTGGAAAACTCAGAAAAGGGCAGAATTGGTGAAAGCTGGATACAGACTAGTTGGCAACTTAGGAGGATGGGATGATATTATTGTAGATTTCTTGTTGCGCACATTCAAAATGCCGAATCCCATGTACTACTTTTAA